The proteins below are encoded in one region of Desulfovibrio sp. X2:
- a CDS encoding AICARFT/IMPCHase bienzyme: MSSLKDMYKTIQDDPFPPEMTITLGGQTLTYAKRTWTIDGEERGLRYGENPDQPAALYELTAGSLELGGVRFRGPGQGLVAALTEEHMLQAGKHPGKINLTDVDNGLNILQYLSAKPAAVILKHNNPSGAAWSDQGLADALHKAFFSDRIAAFGGTIVVNRALDQATAEIINSSYFEVVAAPSYEPAALALLKSKKNLRILEIPGIARLPELGAEPFLEFKSLIDGGQVVQFSFRNRIRTAADFLPAQATDKDGTTVIARAPSAREADDLLFAWAVEAGVTSNSVIFVKDGATVAIGTGEQDRVGCVQITVSKAYTKYADLLCWERTKTSLYELMHKAVEDDEAAEILHEIEAAAEEAQGGLTGTVLVSDGFFPFRDGVDLAIEQGVTAIAQPGGSIRDTEVIAACNQVAPQVAMVFTGQRSFKH; encoded by the coding sequence ATGAGCAGCTTGAAGGACATGTACAAGACCATCCAGGACGACCCGTTTCCGCCGGAGATGACCATCACCCTGGGCGGACAGACGCTTACCTACGCCAAGCGCACCTGGACCATCGACGGCGAGGAGCGGGGACTGCGCTACGGCGAGAACCCGGACCAGCCCGCCGCCCTCTACGAGCTCACCGCGGGCTCCCTCGAGCTCGGCGGCGTGCGCTTCCGCGGCCCGGGCCAGGGGCTGGTGGCCGCCCTCACCGAGGAGCACATGCTCCAGGCCGGAAAGCACCCCGGCAAGATCAACCTCACCGACGTGGACAACGGCCTGAACATCCTGCAGTACCTCTCCGCCAAGCCCGCGGCCGTCATCCTCAAGCACAACAACCCCTCGGGCGCCGCCTGGTCCGACCAGGGCCTGGCCGACGCCCTGCACAAGGCCTTCTTCTCCGACCGCATCGCGGCCTTCGGCGGCACCATCGTGGTCAACCGCGCCCTGGACCAGGCCACCGCGGAGATCATAAACTCCTCCTATTTCGAAGTCGTGGCGGCCCCCTCCTACGAGCCCGCCGCGCTCGCGCTCCTCAAGTCCAAGAAGAACCTGCGCATCCTCGAGATCCCCGGCATCGCCCGCCTCCCCGAACTCGGCGCCGAACCCTTCCTCGAGTTCAAGTCCCTCATCGACGGCGGACAGGTCGTGCAGTTCTCCTTCAGGAACCGCATCCGCACCGCGGCCGACTTCCTGCCCGCCCAGGCCACGGACAAGGACGGCACCACCGTCATCGCCCGCGCGCCCAGCGCCCGCGAGGCCGACGACCTGCTCTTCGCCTGGGCCGTGGAGGCCGGGGTGACCTCCAACTCCGTCATCTTCGTCAAGGACGGCGCCACCGTGGCCATCGGCACCGGCGAGCAGGACCGCGTGGGCTGCGTGCAGATCACCGTCAGCAAGGCCTACACCAAGTACGCCGACCTGCTCTGCTGGGAACGCACCAAGACCTCCCTCTACGAACTCATGCACAAGGCCGTGGAAGACGACGAGGCCGCCGAGATCCTGCACGAGATCGAGGCCGCGGCCGAAGAGGCCCAGGGCGGGCTCACCGGCACCGTGCTCGTCTCCGACGGCTTCTTCCCCTTCCGCGACGGCGTGGACTTGGCCATCGAACAGGGCGTCACCGCCATCGCCCAGCCCGGCGGCTCCATCCGCGACACCGAGGTCATCGCCGCCTGCAACCAGGTTGCCCCCCAGGTCGCCATGGTCTTCACCGGCCAGCGCTCCTTCAAGCACTAG